The Phoenix dactylifera cultivar Barhee BC4 chromosome 9, palm_55x_up_171113_PBpolish2nd_filt_p, whole genome shotgun sequence genome window below encodes:
- the LOC120111877 gene encoding nuclear transport factor 2-like isoform X1, translated as MASEQLAPGGSPPSAQVVANAFVHQYYHILHQSPELVYRFYLENSKLGRSEAQGVMSSITTMQAINEKILSMDYREFGAEIKTVDAQESLDGGVLVLVTGYLTGKDNIRRSFTQSFFLATQDKGYYVLNDIFRYVEEADEQQGISGLVNDTGVTLAPQQEAPPPQEQHVIERAVLHPGEEEEVNEEAVYNPSENEDGSVVEEEAPVAEVIDEIPNNSQAVLADSNSATVQEEALKKSYASIVKVMKDNVAPLSIPASAPARPTPSNSDQQAAPAFTAAAAPENVAASSSAVETKNTAQESEVDGHSVYIKNLPLNCTPEQLHEEFKRFGPIKPGGIQVRSHKQQGFCFGFVEFEVTSAVQSAIEASPIMIGRHQAFVEEKRPTGSRASNGGRFLSGRGGFRNDGLRGRGNYGGGRGYGRGDYSSRADFSNRGAGRGGSLNRGGGDGGYQRVDRIGSSGGRGNSSVSLPRNAPENVAPRVPAPA; from the exons ATGGCGTCCGAGCAGCTGGCTCCTGGCGGATCTCCCCCCTCTGCTCAAGTG GTTGCGAACGCCTTTGTTCACCAGTACTACCATATCCTTCACCAGTCTCCGGAGCTGGTCTACCGCTTCTACCTGGAGAACAGCAAGCTCGGCCGCTCGGAGGCCCAGGGCGTCATGAGTTCGATCACCACCATGCAA GCGATCAACGAGAAGATACTGTCTATGGACTACAGAGAGTTCGGGGCAGAGATAAAGACGGTGGATGCTCAGGAATCGCTTGATGGTGGGGTGCTCGTCCTCGTGACTGGGTACCTCACAGGGAAGGATAACATCAGGAGAAGCTTCACTCAGTCTTTCTTCCTTGCCACCCAGGATAAAGGTTACTATGTCTTGAATGATATATTTAGATATGTGGAAGAGGCTGACGAGCAACAGGGGATCTCTGGGTTGGTGAATGACACTGGTGTGACTCTAGCACCCCAGCAGG AGGCTCCTCCACCACAGGAGCAACATGTGATTGAGCGGGCAGTGTTGCAtccaggagaagaggaggaagtgAATGAAGAGGCAGTGTATAATCCTTCAGAGAATGAGGATGGTTCAGTTGTGGAGGAGGAAGCACCAGTAGCTGAGGTGATTGATGAGATTCCAAACAATTCTCAGGCAGTTTTAGCTGATTCAAATTCTGCTACAGTCCAGGAAGAGGCACTGAAGAAATCATATGCGTCCATT GTGAAAGTCATGAAGGACAACGTTGCTCCTTTATCGATTCCAGCATCTGCACCTGCCAGGCCAACCCCTTCTAACTCAGACCAACAGGCAGCCCCGGCTTTTACAGCAGCTGCAGCACCGGAGAATGTTGCTGCCAGTTCTAGTGCTGTTGAAACAAAAAATACTGCCCAAGAGTCAGAAG TTGATGGTCATTCAGTTTACATAAAAAATCTGCCTTTGAATTGTACTCCTGAGCAACTCCATGAGGAGTTTAAGAGGTTTGGACCTATCAAGCCTGGTGGCATACAAGTTAGAAGCCATAAG CAGCAAGGGTTTTGCTTTGGCTTCGTGGAGTTTGAGGTGACTAGTGCTGTCCAAAGTGCAATAGAG GCGTCGCCCATAATGATTGGTCGTCACCAAGCTTTTGTCGAGGAAAAGCGGCCTACTGGTTCACGAG CTAGCAATGGAGGAAGGTTTCTTTCTGGCAGAGGTGGGTTCCGAAATGATGGTTTGAGAGGGCGTGGGAACTATGGTGGTGGGAGGGGCTACGGAAGAGGGGACTACAGCAGCAGGGCTGATTTCAGCAACAGAGGTGCTGGAAGGGGAGGATCTTTAAACCGTGGAGGAGGTGATGGTGGATATCAAAGAGTTGATCGTATTGGATCCAGCGGTGGTCGTGGAAACAGCTCTGTTTCACTGCCAAGAAATGCACCCGAAAATGTTGCACCTCGTGTGCCGGCTCCAGCTTAA
- the LOC120111877 gene encoding nuclear transport factor 2-like isoform X2, protein MASEQLAPGGSPPSAQVVANAFVHQYYHILHQSPELVYRFYLENSKLGRSEAQGVMSSITTMQAINEKILSMDYREFGAEIKTVDAQESLDGGVLVLVTGYLTGKDNIRRSFTQSFFLATQDKGYYVLNDIFRYVEEADEQQGISGLVNDTGVTLAPQQEAPPPQEQHVIERAVLHPGEEEEVNEEAVYNPSENEDGSVVEEEAPVAEVIDEIPNNSQAVLADSNSATVQEEALKKSYASIVKVMKDNVAPLSIPASAPARPTPSNSDQQAAPAFTAAAAPENVAASSSAVETKNTAQESEVDGHSVYIKNLPLNCTPEQLHEEFKRFGPIKPGGIQVRSHKQGFCFGFVEFEVTSAVQSAIEASPIMIGRHQAFVEEKRPTGSRASNGGRFLSGRGGFRNDGLRGRGNYGGGRGYGRGDYSSRADFSNRGAGRGGSLNRGGGDGGYQRVDRIGSSGGRGNSSVSLPRNAPENVAPRVPAPA, encoded by the exons ATGGCGTCCGAGCAGCTGGCTCCTGGCGGATCTCCCCCCTCTGCTCAAGTG GTTGCGAACGCCTTTGTTCACCAGTACTACCATATCCTTCACCAGTCTCCGGAGCTGGTCTACCGCTTCTACCTGGAGAACAGCAAGCTCGGCCGCTCGGAGGCCCAGGGCGTCATGAGTTCGATCACCACCATGCAA GCGATCAACGAGAAGATACTGTCTATGGACTACAGAGAGTTCGGGGCAGAGATAAAGACGGTGGATGCTCAGGAATCGCTTGATGGTGGGGTGCTCGTCCTCGTGACTGGGTACCTCACAGGGAAGGATAACATCAGGAGAAGCTTCACTCAGTCTTTCTTCCTTGCCACCCAGGATAAAGGTTACTATGTCTTGAATGATATATTTAGATATGTGGAAGAGGCTGACGAGCAACAGGGGATCTCTGGGTTGGTGAATGACACTGGTGTGACTCTAGCACCCCAGCAGG AGGCTCCTCCACCACAGGAGCAACATGTGATTGAGCGGGCAGTGTTGCAtccaggagaagaggaggaagtgAATGAAGAGGCAGTGTATAATCCTTCAGAGAATGAGGATGGTTCAGTTGTGGAGGAGGAAGCACCAGTAGCTGAGGTGATTGATGAGATTCCAAACAATTCTCAGGCAGTTTTAGCTGATTCAAATTCTGCTACAGTCCAGGAAGAGGCACTGAAGAAATCATATGCGTCCATT GTGAAAGTCATGAAGGACAACGTTGCTCCTTTATCGATTCCAGCATCTGCACCTGCCAGGCCAACCCCTTCTAACTCAGACCAACAGGCAGCCCCGGCTTTTACAGCAGCTGCAGCACCGGAGAATGTTGCTGCCAGTTCTAGTGCTGTTGAAACAAAAAATACTGCCCAAGAGTCAGAAG TTGATGGTCATTCAGTTTACATAAAAAATCTGCCTTTGAATTGTACTCCTGAGCAACTCCATGAGGAGTTTAAGAGGTTTGGACCTATCAAGCCTGGTGGCATACAAGTTAGAAGCCATAAG CAAGGGTTTTGCTTTGGCTTCGTGGAGTTTGAGGTGACTAGTGCTGTCCAAAGTGCAATAGAG GCGTCGCCCATAATGATTGGTCGTCACCAAGCTTTTGTCGAGGAAAAGCGGCCTACTGGTTCACGAG CTAGCAATGGAGGAAGGTTTCTTTCTGGCAGAGGTGGGTTCCGAAATGATGGTTTGAGAGGGCGTGGGAACTATGGTGGTGGGAGGGGCTACGGAAGAGGGGACTACAGCAGCAGGGCTGATTTCAGCAACAGAGGTGCTGGAAGGGGAGGATCTTTAAACCGTGGAGGAGGTGATGGTGGATATCAAAGAGTTGATCGTATTGGATCCAGCGGTGGTCGTGGAAACAGCTCTGTTTCACTGCCAAGAAATGCACCCGAAAATGTTGCACCTCGTGTGCCGGCTCCAGCTTAA
- the LOC120111877 gene encoding nuclear transport factor 2-like isoform X3 codes for MASEQLAPGGSPPSAQVVANAFVHQYYHILHQSPELVYRFYLENSKLGRSEAQGVMSSITTMQAINEKILSMDYREFGAEIKTVDAQESLDGGVLVLVTGYLTGKDNIRRSFTQSFFLATQDKGYYVLNDIFRYVEEADEQQGISGLVNDTGVTLAPQQEAPPPQEQHVIERAVLHPGEEEEVNEEAVYNPSENEDGSVVEEEAPVAEVKVMKDNVAPLSIPASAPARPTPSNSDQQAAPAFTAAAAPENVAASSSAVETKNTAQESEVDGHSVYIKNLPLNCTPEQLHEEFKRFGPIKPGGIQVRSHKQQGFCFGFVEFEVTSAVQSAIEASPIMIGRHQAFVEEKRPTGSRASNGGRFLSGRGGFRNDGLRGRGNYGGGRGYGRGDYSSRADFSNRGAGRGGSLNRGGGDGGYQRVDRIGSSGGRGNSSVSLPRNAPENVAPRVPAPA; via the exons ATGGCGTCCGAGCAGCTGGCTCCTGGCGGATCTCCCCCCTCTGCTCAAGTG GTTGCGAACGCCTTTGTTCACCAGTACTACCATATCCTTCACCAGTCTCCGGAGCTGGTCTACCGCTTCTACCTGGAGAACAGCAAGCTCGGCCGCTCGGAGGCCCAGGGCGTCATGAGTTCGATCACCACCATGCAA GCGATCAACGAGAAGATACTGTCTATGGACTACAGAGAGTTCGGGGCAGAGATAAAGACGGTGGATGCTCAGGAATCGCTTGATGGTGGGGTGCTCGTCCTCGTGACTGGGTACCTCACAGGGAAGGATAACATCAGGAGAAGCTTCACTCAGTCTTTCTTCCTTGCCACCCAGGATAAAGGTTACTATGTCTTGAATGATATATTTAGATATGTGGAAGAGGCTGACGAGCAACAGGGGATCTCTGGGTTGGTGAATGACACTGGTGTGACTCTAGCACCCCAGCAGG AGGCTCCTCCACCACAGGAGCAACATGTGATTGAGCGGGCAGTGTTGCAtccaggagaagaggaggaagtgAATGAAGAGGCAGTGTATAATCCTTCAGAGAATGAGGATGGTTCAGTTGTGGAGGAGGAAGCACCAGTAGCTGAG GTGAAAGTCATGAAGGACAACGTTGCTCCTTTATCGATTCCAGCATCTGCACCTGCCAGGCCAACCCCTTCTAACTCAGACCAACAGGCAGCCCCGGCTTTTACAGCAGCTGCAGCACCGGAGAATGTTGCTGCCAGTTCTAGTGCTGTTGAAACAAAAAATACTGCCCAAGAGTCAGAAG TTGATGGTCATTCAGTTTACATAAAAAATCTGCCTTTGAATTGTACTCCTGAGCAACTCCATGAGGAGTTTAAGAGGTTTGGACCTATCAAGCCTGGTGGCATACAAGTTAGAAGCCATAAG CAGCAAGGGTTTTGCTTTGGCTTCGTGGAGTTTGAGGTGACTAGTGCTGTCCAAAGTGCAATAGAG GCGTCGCCCATAATGATTGGTCGTCACCAAGCTTTTGTCGAGGAAAAGCGGCCTACTGGTTCACGAG CTAGCAATGGAGGAAGGTTTCTTTCTGGCAGAGGTGGGTTCCGAAATGATGGTTTGAGAGGGCGTGGGAACTATGGTGGTGGGAGGGGCTACGGAAGAGGGGACTACAGCAGCAGGGCTGATTTCAGCAACAGAGGTGCTGGAAGGGGAGGATCTTTAAACCGTGGAGGAGGTGATGGTGGATATCAAAGAGTTGATCGTATTGGATCCAGCGGTGGTCGTGGAAACAGCTCTGTTTCACTGCCAAGAAATGCACCCGAAAATGTTGCACCTCGTGTGCCGGCTCCAGCTTAA
- the LOC120111878 gene encoding uncharacterized protein LOC120111878: MDGNMRRVQFSDPEPADDGGVELSLGLSIGGSSRRASNPGPARHGSDTWLGSGEAVADFGGGLRFDGGDPFRRREGRKNGIFGGGNEVPSEDQAALEAQALKSRARDRAAREREALVADQWRQSDGRISGVARIPSPNPNPVACGSHPFPAMAMQYSHHHVQYAQVPNGLGYPVVMPCWAPAVSPAADEGSNRSERNVFLPVACRGLPVSVPALNANRGIGKSCSLDVKGGNGIGVNGVPSSIDSLGSSSSGVSDHWSGSFRGSSISSDARSHSTTHTMAEKSGSQLSSQVGNLQRHQSHHAASSSRVIEEGNEKAACTAGSSLVLNSATSTKRKLDGVASVNKPISAAEDWNLNGSFSLPRMPYVSATGDGPNGKTVTGFLYRYTKSEVSIVCVCHGSSFSPAEFVRHAGGTNISHPLRQIIVVPS; encoded by the exons ATGGATGGAAATATGAGAAGAGTGCAGTTTTCGGACCCGGAGCCGGCGGACGACGGAGGAGTCGAGCTCAGCCTCGGGCTCTCCATTGGCGGGAGCTCCCGGAGGGCCTCGAATCCGGGTCCGGCCCGTCACGGGTCGGACACCTGGTTAGGATCCGGCGAGGCCGTCGCCGATTTCGGCGGGGGTCTTCGCTTCGACGGCGGAGATCCTTTCCGGCGGCGGGAGGGGAGGAAAAATGGGATCTTTGGAGGCGGCAATGAGGTTCCGTCGGAGGATCAGGCGGCGCTAGAGGCCCAGGCGCTGAAATCGAGGGCCAGAGACCGGgcggcgagggagagggaggcgcTCGTGGCCGACCAGTGGAGGCAGAGCGATGGCCGAATCTCCGGCGTTGCTCGAATTCCTAGCCCTAACCCTAATCCGGTGGCGTGCGGGTCGCATCCTTTTCCGGCGATGGCAATGCAGTATTCTCACCACCATGTGCAGTACGCACAGGTCCCGAATGGGCTCGGATATCCCGTTGTCATGCCATGCTGGGCTCCGGCGGTGTCGCCGGCGGCCGACGAGGGTTCGAACCGTTCCGAGAGGAATGTGTTCCTGCCGGTGGCTTGCCGGGGTTTGCCGGTTTCCGTGCCGGCTCTGAACGCTAATCGTGGCATCGGTAAGAGTTGCTCTTTGGACGTGAAAGGTGGGAATGGCATTGGGGTCAATGGAGTCCCTTCGTCCATTGATTCACTGGGGAGCAGCTCTTCAGGGGTTTCGGATCATTGGAGTGGTTCGTTTCGAG GATCGAGCATCAGCAGTGATGCAAGGAGCCATTCAACAACCCATACCATGGCAGAGAAGTCTGGCTCGCAACTTTCATCACAAGTCGGCAACCTGCAAAGGCATCAATCTCACCATGCAGCATCTTCATCCCGAGTCATCGAAGAAGGTAATGAGAAGGCCGCCTGCACTGCAGGGTCTAGCTTGGTGCTGAACTCAGCCACTTCAACCAAGAGGAAGCTCGATGGCGTTGCCTCTGTGAACAAACCAATCTCAGCTGCCGAAGATTGGAACCTGAATGGCTCATTCTCTCTGCCTCGAATGCCCTACGTATCGGCTACCGGGGATGGGCCCAATGGAAAAACTGTCACTGGGTTTCTATACAGATATACGAAGTCGGAGGTCAGCATTGTCTGTGTTTGCCATGGGAGCTCCTTTTCGCCAGCAGAGTTTGTGAGGCATGCTGGGGGTACCAACATTTCACATCCCTTGAGGCAGATAATTGTTGTTCCTTCATGA